The Pseudolabrys sp. FHR47 genome contains a region encoding:
- a CDS encoding xanthine dehydrogenase family protein subunit M, whose product MKPAPFVRHVPRTLDEALATLAEVATEDGRILAGGQSLVPIMAFRLAKPTHLVDINEVEGLDKLVDDGKTLTIGACVRHAAFHTPVTASPLGALLSYVARHIAHYPIRMRGTFCGSLAHADPSSEWCLTSATLDAVMVAKSIKGAREIKAAEFFDGIMSTVLKEDELLAEVRLPLLAEDAKFGFYEFSRRAGDFAMSASLVTYRLDGGKMTDAHVGLGGAEPSPRRIPEAEAELNGKAPSDAAFRAAGEAASAAIEPLEDHQTDAEYRRDLVKAVVRRALEHSLT is encoded by the coding sequence ATGAAGCCCGCGCCTTTTGTCCGCCATGTGCCCCGCACGCTCGACGAGGCGCTCGCGACCCTCGCCGAAGTGGCGACCGAAGACGGCCGTATCCTCGCCGGCGGACAGAGCCTGGTTCCGATCATGGCCTTCAGGCTGGCCAAGCCCACACACCTCGTCGACATCAACGAGGTCGAAGGCCTCGACAAGCTCGTCGACGACGGCAAGACGCTGACCATCGGCGCGTGCGTGCGCCACGCCGCGTTTCATACGCCGGTCACCGCCAGCCCGCTCGGCGCCCTGCTCTCTTATGTTGCGCGCCACATCGCGCATTACCCAATCCGCATGCGCGGCACGTTTTGCGGCAGCCTGGCGCATGCCGATCCGTCGTCGGAATGGTGTCTTACCTCGGCGACGCTCGACGCCGTGATGGTCGCGAAAAGCATCAAGGGCGCGCGCGAAATCAAGGCCGCCGAATTCTTCGACGGCATCATGTCCACCGTTCTGAAGGAAGACGAACTGCTCGCCGAAGTGCGGCTGCCGCTGCTCGCCGAGGATGCCAAATTCGGCTTCTACGAATTCAGCCGCCGCGCCGGCGACTTCGCCATGTCGGCCTCGCTCGTTACTTATCGTCTGGACGGCGGCAAAATGACTGACGCCCATGTCGGCCTCGGCGGCGCCGAGCCGTCGCCGCGCCGTATCCCGGAAGCCGAAGCCGAACTCAACGGCAAGGCGCCAAGCGATGCCGCCTTCCGCGCCGCCGGCGAAGCGGCGAGTGCCGCCATCGAGCCGCTCGAGGATCACCAGACCGACGCCGAATATCGCCGCGATCTGGTGAAGGCCGTGGTGCGCCGCGCGCTGGAGCACTCGCTGACATGA
- a CDS encoding xanthine dehydrogenase family protein molybdopterin-binding subunit: MSGAHTKGSGGDGMKWVGRSIRRLEDPALVQGRGRFTGDLSAAHWVRFVRSPNAAGKIKSITAPDGAMVITAADIEGVKKITPMLHKFNYKPVGQPILADGEVRFVGEAVAAVVAATEEEAEDIADLVEIDIEDAAALVDGRAAIADGAPQIHAGMPGNVIVKAEIKTPGFDDVWASAAKIVRCDARSNRQNATPMEARAAHATYDSATGRVTLHCTTQMPHLVRTAIADCLGMPESDLRVIAPDVGGGFGQKMSLCVEYVLVTWLARKLKSSVAWTEDRRENLIASFHSRDQYITLEGAFDENAKLLALRADILANTGAYSCFPTTCGMEPLMAMAEMPGPYDVQQYDCLARAVVTNTCTMGAYRGVSRPSITFTLERLMDKAAKAFAIDPLDIRRKNLITQFPYKSAMGLEYDEASYRETMETAVEAINVPAFRARQQLARDKGEYLGIGFATFSERTGYGSPAFAARGMAITPGWETVHITVDPSGFVEARIGSSPHGQGLRTTLAQIIAEEIGVPPEMIKVVHGDTDTAPYGWGTFASRSLVISGGATLIAARKIKAKLLKIAGHMLEAAETDIVLEDGKAKVAGTDREVSVAAMAREAYTQTHRFKGEIEPGLTESGTYDPPGTFSNACHVAIVRLDAETGHVKVERYLVAEDAGRIINPMIADGQVHGGVAQGIGNALLEEIIYDESGAILTANLADFMPPTAHEIPPIELHHLETPSTQSITKAKGLGEGGTIGPPAAVVNAINDALTPFNVEIDTIPATPQRIRTLLRNAERAS; encoded by the coding sequence ATGAGCGGTGCCCACACCAAAGGCTCCGGTGGCGACGGCATGAAGTGGGTCGGCCGCTCGATCCGCCGGCTGGAAGACCCGGCCTTGGTGCAAGGCCGGGGCCGCTTCACCGGCGATCTGTCCGCCGCGCACTGGGTGCGCTTCGTGCGCAGCCCGAATGCGGCCGGCAAGATCAAGAGCATCACCGCACCCGACGGCGCCATGGTGATCACGGCCGCCGACATCGAAGGCGTGAAGAAGATCACGCCGATGCTGCACAAGTTCAACTACAAGCCGGTCGGCCAGCCGATCCTGGCCGACGGCGAAGTGCGTTTCGTCGGCGAAGCCGTAGCCGCCGTAGTTGCCGCGACAGAAGAAGAAGCCGAGGACATCGCCGATCTGGTCGAAATCGATATCGAGGACGCGGCTGCGCTGGTCGATGGCCGCGCCGCGATCGCCGACGGCGCGCCGCAGATTCATGCCGGCATGCCCGGCAATGTCATCGTCAAGGCCGAGATCAAGACGCCGGGGTTTGACGATGTGTGGGCCAGCGCCGCCAAGATCGTGCGCTGCGATGCCCGCTCCAACCGGCAGAACGCCACACCGATGGAAGCCCGCGCGGCGCACGCCACCTACGATTCCGCGACCGGCCGCGTCACGCTCCACTGCACCACGCAGATGCCGCATCTGGTGCGCACGGCCATCGCCGACTGCCTTGGCATGCCGGAGTCTGATTTGCGTGTCATCGCGCCCGATGTCGGCGGCGGCTTCGGCCAGAAGATGTCGCTATGCGTCGAGTATGTGCTGGTGACATGGCTGGCGCGGAAGTTAAAATCCTCGGTCGCCTGGACAGAGGACCGCCGCGAAAACCTGATCGCTTCTTTCCATTCGCGCGACCAGTACATCACGCTGGAAGGCGCGTTCGACGAGAATGCGAAGCTGCTCGCCTTGCGGGCCGACATTCTCGCCAATACCGGCGCCTACTCCTGCTTCCCCACCACCTGCGGCATGGAGCCGTTGATGGCCATGGCGGAAATGCCGGGCCCTTATGACGTGCAGCAATACGACTGCCTCGCCCGCGCGGTGGTCACCAATACCTGCACCATGGGCGCCTATCGCGGCGTGTCGCGCCCCTCTATCACCTTCACGCTGGAGCGGCTGATGGACAAGGCGGCAAAGGCCTTCGCCATCGATCCGCTCGACATCCGTCGCAAAAACCTGATCACGCAGTTTCCTTACAAGTCGGCGATGGGCCTCGAATACGACGAGGCGAGCTACCGCGAGACCATGGAGACGGCGGTCGAGGCCATCAACGTGCCGGCCTTCCGCGCCCGCCAGCAACTGGCGCGCGACAAGGGCGAGTATCTCGGCATCGGCTTTGCCACTTTCTCCGAGCGCACCGGCTACGGCTCGCCGGCCTTTGCCGCGCGCGGCATGGCGATCACACCCGGCTGGGAGACCGTGCATATCACCGTCGATCCCTCGGGCTTCGTCGAGGCGCGCATTGGCTCCTCGCCGCACGGCCAGGGCCTGCGCACAACGCTAGCGCAGATCATCGCCGAAGAGATCGGCGTGCCGCCGGAGATGATCAAGGTCGTGCACGGCGACACCGACACGGCGCCTTACGGCTGGGGCACCTTCGCCAGCCGCTCGCTGGTCATCTCGGGCGGCGCGACCTTGATCGCGGCGCGGAAGATCAAAGCCAAGCTCTTGAAGATCGCCGGCCATATGCTGGAAGCGGCCGAGACCGACATCGTGCTGGAAGACGGCAAGGCCAAGGTCGCCGGCACCGATCGCGAAGTCTCTGTGGCAGCGATGGCGCGCGAAGCCTATACGCAGACGCATCGATTCAAGGGCGAGATCGAACCCGGCCTCACCGAGAGCGGCACCTACGATCCGCCCGGCACCTTCTCCAATGCCTGCCACGTCGCCATCGTCCGGCTCGATGCCGAGACCGGACACGTCAAGGTCGAGCGCTATCTGGTCGCCGAGGACGCCGGCCGCATCATCAATCCGATGATCGCCGACGGTCAGGTGCATGGCGGCGTCGCGCAGGGCATCGGCAACGCGCTCCTGGAAGAGATCATCTACGACGAGTCAGGCGCGATCCTGACCGCCAACCTGGCCGACTTCATGCCTCCGACCGCGCATGAAATCCCGCCGATCGAGCTGCATCACCTGGAAACGCCGTCGACGCAATCCATCACCAAGGCCAAGGGTCTTGGCGAAGGCGGCACCATTGGACCGCCGGCCGCGGTGGTCAACGCCATCAACGACGCGCTGACGCCTTTCAATGTCGAGATCGACACCATTCCGGCCACGCCGCAACGCATCCGCACCTTGCTGCGAAACGCCGAGAGAGCATCATGA
- a CDS encoding MarR family winged helix-turn-helix transcriptional regulator, whose product MTRSKLKIAGGADEAASGGYVLDEQVGFLMRIATQRHTSIFTANMVEGLTQTQFAALAKLYETGPSSQNQLGRLIYLDAATIKGVVDRLSVRGFVTALSDPTDRRRRAVTLTDEGRRVTEAALKVAAKITAQTLAPLTATEQRTIATLLKKLG is encoded by the coding sequence ATGACGCGCAGCAAGTTGAAGATCGCTGGTGGGGCGGACGAGGCGGCGTCGGGCGGCTACGTGCTCGATGAGCAGGTCGGCTTCCTGATGCGCATCGCCACCCAGCGCCACACCTCGATCTTCACCGCCAACATGGTCGAGGGGCTGACGCAGACCCAGTTCGCGGCGCTGGCCAAACTGTACGAGACGGGGCCATCCTCGCAGAACCAGCTCGGCCGCCTGATTTATCTCGATGCCGCCACAATCAAGGGCGTGGTCGACCGGCTTTCGGTGCGCGGCTTCGTCACCGCGCTCAGCGATCCGACCGACCGACGCCGCCGCGCCGTGACGCTGACCGACGAAGGCCGCCGCGTCACCGAGGCTGCGCTCAAGGTGGCGGCGAAGATCACCGCGCAGACACTGGCGCCGCTCACGGCGACCGAGCAGCGCACGATTGCGACGTTGCTGAAGAAGCTGGGCTGA
- the paaG gene encoding 2-(1,2-epoxy-1,2-dihydrophenyl)acetyl-CoA isomerase PaaG: MSEPSILVQRQTGYRVLTLNRPDRLNAVNDAMHEVLRAAIDEAEADEDCRALLLTGAGRAFCSGQDLNDRLLKPGEKPVPRESLEKYYNPLVRRLRALPFPVVAAVNGIAAGAGANVALACDIVIAARSATFTQSFARIGLIPDSGGTYILPRLVGEARARALMLTAQPVPAERAAEWGMIWRCVDDDQLMPEATALCEQFATAPTQGLALIKRALDASATNTLDEQLDLERDLQREAVMSPDYAEGVRAFMEKRLPAFRGRKND; this comes from the coding sequence ATGTCAGAACCGTCCATCCTCGTTCAGCGTCAAACCGGCTACCGAGTCCTTACGCTCAATCGCCCCGACCGTCTCAATGCCGTTAACGACGCGATGCACGAAGTGCTACGCGCCGCCATCGACGAAGCGGAAGCGGACGAGGATTGCCGCGCTTTGTTACTGACCGGCGCCGGCCGCGCCTTCTGCTCAGGGCAGGACCTCAACGACCGCCTGCTCAAACCCGGCGAAAAGCCGGTGCCGCGCGAGTCATTGGAGAAATACTACAATCCCCTGGTGCGGCGGCTGCGTGCGCTGCCCTTTCCGGTGGTTGCCGCGGTCAACGGCATCGCTGCCGGCGCTGGCGCCAATGTGGCGCTGGCCTGCGATATCGTCATCGCCGCGCGCTCCGCGACCTTCACGCAATCCTTCGCCCGCATCGGGCTCATTCCGGATTCCGGCGGCACCTATATTCTGCCGCGCCTCGTCGGTGAGGCGCGGGCGCGAGCACTGATGCTGACCGCGCAGCCGGTGCCGGCCGAGCGTGCCGCCGAATGGGGCATGATCTGGCGCTGCGTCGACGACGACCAACTGATGCCGGAAGCGACCGCATTGTGCGAACAGTTCGCGACCGCGCCGACGCAAGGCCTAGCGCTGATCAAGCGCGCGCTCGATGCCTCGGCAACCAACACCCTCGACGAGCAGCTCGACCTCGAGCGCGACCTGCAGCGCGAAGCGGTCATGTCGCCGGATTACGCCGAGGGCGTGCGCGCCTTCATGGAGAAGCGGTTACCGGCCTTCCGTGGCCGAAAAAATGACTGA
- a CDS encoding xanthine dehydrogenase family protein molybdopterin-binding subunit: MSSKQKFIGRSVPRLEDRTLLTGQGRFAADVNFPGQWAMRVVRSPIAHGRLRGIDASAALTMDGVHAVWTFADVAHIPPIPFRLTGLKALEPYQQRVMASDFVRYVGEPVAVVFADNAYIAEDAAETIELDIEPLEPVMKATDAPGPFDATKNTEPDVLHKGYGDVDAAFKAADSIVTLELSVGRHSGVPLETRGAIGYYNEALGRLEMHGAAKVPHWNRDTMGRMLGRTRDDFQLFEGHVGGGFGIRGEIYPEDLIVCAAALHFRKPIKWIEDRREHLITANHSRQQTHRIRAAIDAQGRILAIDDEFFHDNGAYMRTHAATVPDLAAAMLPGPYRVPAYRATAHIRLTNKTPCGTYRAPGRYESTFVRERLLDAIAANVGVDKVEIRKRNLLPKNAMPYALGLETLGTHIVYDSGDYGLLLDKALERAGWPKLQKEIAKRRANGEKVGAGVAMFVEKSGLGPFDDVRVEVKNDGNIELVTGAASVGQGVETAMAQICAETLGVDYTTVNVIHGQTDRIGRGLGAFASRVTVMTGEATKRASTKLRAHILNLAAELMQAEPTQLDIVDGEIVRTGGAPGPSMKLIDLAKAKPGELIAEDTFESTHMVYPYGVHVAAVRVDAETGGVAIEKYVMAYDVGKAVNPMLVEGQIAGGLAQGIGGALFEEFLYDEGGEPLSVTFADYLMPTAHEVPESSILITEDAPSPLNSLGLKGAGEGGTNPVGAVIASAIDDALQRPGAILSLPVTPQRLRAICKKT, encoded by the coding sequence GTGTCCAGCAAACAAAAATTCATCGGCCGCTCGGTCCCGCGCCTCGAGGACCGTACGCTGCTGACCGGCCAGGGCCGCTTCGCCGCGGACGTGAACTTCCCCGGTCAGTGGGCGATGCGCGTGGTGCGCTCGCCGATCGCTCACGGGCGCCTCAGGGGCATCGACGCATCGGCCGCGCTCACCATGGACGGCGTGCACGCGGTATGGACCTTTGCCGACGTCGCGCATATTCCGCCGATCCCGTTCCGCCTCACGGGCCTCAAGGCGCTGGAGCCGTATCAGCAGCGGGTGATGGCGAGCGACTTTGTGCGCTATGTCGGCGAGCCGGTCGCAGTCGTGTTCGCCGACAACGCCTACATCGCCGAGGACGCGGCGGAGACGATCGAACTCGACATCGAGCCGCTTGAGCCGGTTATGAAGGCGACCGACGCACCGGGGCCGTTCGACGCGACGAAGAACACCGAGCCGGATGTGCTGCACAAGGGCTACGGCGATGTCGATGCCGCCTTCAAGGCGGCCGACTCCATCGTCACGCTCGAACTGTCGGTCGGCCGTCATTCCGGCGTTCCGCTCGAGACCCGCGGCGCCATCGGCTACTACAACGAGGCGCTCGGCCGACTGGAGATGCACGGCGCTGCGAAAGTGCCGCACTGGAACCGCGACACGATGGGCCGCATGCTCGGTCGCACGCGCGACGACTTCCAGTTGTTCGAAGGTCATGTTGGCGGCGGCTTTGGCATTCGCGGCGAAATCTATCCCGAAGACCTGATTGTCTGCGCCGCGGCACTGCACTTCAGGAAGCCGATCAAGTGGATCGAGGATCGGCGCGAGCATCTCATCACCGCCAATCACTCGCGCCAGCAGACCCACCGCATCCGCGCCGCCATCGACGCGCAGGGGCGCATCCTCGCCATCGATGACGAGTTCTTCCACGACAACGGCGCCTATATGCGCACCCATGCAGCCACCGTGCCGGACCTCGCCGCCGCGATGCTGCCGGGGCCCTATCGCGTACCGGCCTATCGCGCCACCGCGCATATCCGTCTGACCAACAAGACGCCCTGCGGCACCTATCGCGCTCCGGGCCGCTACGAATCGACCTTCGTGCGCGAGCGCCTGCTCGACGCCATCGCCGCCAATGTCGGCGTCGACAAGGTCGAAATCCGCAAGCGCAACCTGCTGCCGAAAAACGCCATGCCTTATGCGCTGGGCCTTGAAACTTTGGGAACGCATATCGTCTACGACTCGGGCGATTACGGCCTGTTGCTCGACAAGGCGCTCGAGCGCGCCGGCTGGCCGAAACTGCAGAAAGAGATCGCCAAACGCCGCGCCAATGGCGAGAAGGTTGGCGCTGGTGTCGCCATGTTCGTCGAAAAGAGCGGCCTCGGCCCGTTCGACGACGTGCGTGTCGAGGTGAAGAACGACGGCAACATCGAACTCGTCACCGGCGCCGCCTCCGTCGGCCAGGGCGTCGAGACTGCGATGGCGCAGATCTGCGCCGAAACGCTCGGCGTCGATTACACGACCGTCAATGTCATTCACGGCCAGACCGACCGCATCGGTCGCGGCCTTGGCGCCTTTGCCTCGCGCGTTACGGTGATGACCGGCGAAGCAACCAAACGCGCATCGACCAAGCTGCGCGCTCATATTCTGAATCTCGCCGCGGAGCTGATGCAGGCCGAGCCCACACAACTCGACATCGTCGATGGCGAGATCGTCCGCACCGGCGGCGCACCCGGGCCGTCGATGAAGCTGATCGACCTCGCCAAGGCCAAGCCCGGCGAACTGATCGCCGAGGACACGTTCGAATCGACGCACATGGTCTATCCCTACGGCGTTCATGTCGCCGCCGTGCGCGTCGATGCCGAGACCGGTGGCGTCGCCATCGAGAAATATGTGATGGCCTATGATGTCGGCAAAGCCGTCAATCCGATGCTGGTCGAAGGCCAGATCGCCGGCGGCCTCGCGCAGGGCATCGGCGGCGCGCTGTTCGAGGAATTCCTCTACGACGAAGGCGGCGAGCCGCTCTCGGTGACCTTCGCCGATTATCTGATGCCGACGGCGCATGAGGTGCCGGAATCCTCGATCCTTATCACCGAGGACGCGCCCAGCCCGCTCAATTCGCTCGGCCTCAAGGGCGCCGGCGAAGGCGGCACCAACCCTGTTGGTGCGGTCATCGCCTCTGCTATAGATGACGCCCTGCAACGGCCGGGCGCGATCCTGTCGCTGCCGGTGACGCCGCAGCGGCTGCGTGCGATCTGCAAGAAAACCTAA
- a CDS encoding (2Fe-2S)-binding protein, with amino-acid sequence MSEKTDVTLTINGKDYAIAVEPRRTLADAIREDCGQTGTHIGCEHGVCGACTVIVDDAPVRSCLMFAVQAEGKAIRTVEGLADGDKLHPMQQAFMDNHGLQCGFCTPGFLMLAVGVLEREPNISDEALIDVLSSNLCRCTGYQNIIKSVRAAAQEMRK; translated from the coding sequence ATGAGCGAGAAAACCGACGTCACCCTGACCATTAACGGCAAGGACTACGCCATTGCCGTCGAGCCGCGCCGCACTTTGGCCGACGCGATCCGCGAGGATTGCGGCCAGACCGGTACGCATATCGGCTGCGAGCACGGTGTCTGCGGCGCCTGCACGGTCATCGTTGACGATGCGCCGGTGCGCTCCTGCCTGATGTTCGCCGTGCAAGCCGAAGGCAAAGCGATCCGCACGGTCGAGGGTCTGGCGGACGGCGACAAGCTGCATCCGATGCAGCAGGCCTTCATGGACAATCACGGGCTGCAGTGTGGCTTCTGTACGCCGGGCTTCCTGATGCTGGCGGTCGGCGTGTTGGAACGCGAGCCGAATATCAGCGACGAGGCGCTCATCGACGTGCTGTCGTCCAACCTGTGCCGCTGCACCGGCTATCAGAACATCATCAAATCCGTGCGCGCCGCCGCGCAGGAGATGCGGAAGTGA
- a CDS encoding amidohydrolase family protein, translating into MSDDSVPQLKAPAGTCDCHIHIYDSSYPTAPTAVVTPPDASLADYLSMCRRIGIERTVLVQASAYGKDNRLLLKCMEEMGPRARGIVVVDETVTDAELDRLTKLGVRGIRFFMLAGAPLPLSLLETMAARVAPFGWTINFQCDGRDLADHEARLKALPTTVTVDHQGKFLEPVEPDHPGFKALLRMLETGKVWYKLAAPYETSKLGPPYYDDVGKLAKLLVKAAPDRGLWASNWPYPMAGPKTPKDAWTLDMLLDWVPDEKTRHKILVDNPAKLYGF; encoded by the coding sequence ATGAGTGACGACAGCGTGCCGCAGTTGAAGGCGCCGGCCGGCACCTGCGACTGCCATATCCATATCTACGATTCGAGCTATCCGACCGCGCCGACCGCCGTGGTGACGCCGCCGGATGCCTCGCTTGCCGATTATCTTTCGATGTGCCGCAGAATCGGCATCGAGCGCACCGTTCTGGTGCAGGCTTCCGCCTACGGCAAGGACAACCGCCTGCTGCTCAAATGCATGGAAGAGATGGGGCCGCGCGCCCGCGGCATCGTCGTGGTCGACGAGACCGTGACCGACGCCGAACTCGATCGCCTGACCAAACTGGGCGTGCGCGGCATTCGTTTCTTCATGCTGGCCGGCGCGCCGTTGCCATTGTCGCTGCTCGAAACCATGGCGGCGCGCGTTGCACCGTTCGGCTGGACCATCAACTTCCAGTGCGACGGCCGCGACCTCGCCGATCACGAAGCGCGGCTCAAGGCGCTGCCGACGACGGTGACCGTCGACCACCAGGGCAAGTTTCTCGAGCCGGTCGAGCCGGATCATCCCGGCTTCAAGGCGCTGCTGCGCATGCTGGAGACCGGCAAGGTCTGGTACAAGCTCGCCGCGCCCTACGAGACGTCGAAGCTCGGCCCGCCCTACTATGATGATGTCGGCAAACTGGCGAAGCTGCTGGTCAAGGCCGCGCCGGATCGCGGGCTATGGGCGAGCAATTGGCCCTATCCGATGGCCGGGCCGAAGACGCCGAAAGACGCCTGGACGCTCGACATGCTGCTCGACTGGGTGCCGGACGAGAAAACGCGGCACAAGATCCTGGTCGATAATCCGGCGAAGCTGTACGGGTTTTAA
- a CDS encoding ABC transporter ATP-binding protein, producing MSEPMLSVDGLKAWYGAAQILYDVSFNVGRGEVVALMGRNGAGKTTTMKALMGLVSRRGAVGFNGADISGLRPFEIARQGLGFTPEDRRIFSELTVLENLDIGRQPPRQFPDGQPAPVWTPRRLFELFPNLGEMPNRPGGRMSGGEQQMLTVARTLMGNPLMVLLDEPSEGVAPLIVEQMANTIIELKKEGLSILLSEQNIHFARLVSDRVYVLEKGEIHWQGTMAELSGNLEIQRAYLTV from the coding sequence ATGAGCGAACCGATGCTCTCCGTCGACGGATTGAAGGCCTGGTATGGCGCCGCGCAGATTCTGTACGACGTGTCGTTCAATGTCGGCCGCGGCGAGGTGGTTGCGTTGATGGGGCGCAACGGCGCCGGCAAGACCACGACCATGAAGGCACTGATGGGCCTCGTCTCGCGCCGCGGCGCGGTAGGCTTCAATGGCGCCGATATCTCGGGGCTGCGGCCGTTCGAAATCGCGCGTCAGGGTCTCGGCTTTACGCCGGAGGATCGCCGCATCTTCTCGGAACTGACGGTGCTGGAAAATCTCGATATCGGCCGCCAGCCGCCGCGCCAGTTCCCGGACGGCCAGCCGGCGCCGGTATGGACGCCGCGGCGGCTGTTTGAACTCTTCCCCAATCTCGGCGAGATGCCGAACCGGCCGGGCGGCCGCATGAGCGGCGGCGAGCAGCAGATGCTGACCGTGGCGCGCACGCTGATGGGCAACCCGCTGATGGTGCTGCTCGACGAACCGTCGGAGGGCGTTGCACCCCTGATCGTCGAGCAGATGGCCAACACCATCATCGAACTCAAGAAGGAAGGGCTTTCGATCCTGCTCTCGGAGCAGAACATCCACTTCGCCCGCCTGGTCTCGGACCGCGTCTATGTGCTGGAAAAGGGCGAGATCCACTGGCAGGGCACCATGGCCGAGCTGTCCGGCAACCTCGAGATTCAGCGCGCTTATCTCACCGTCTGA